One Diospyros lotus cultivar Yz01 chromosome 1, ASM1463336v1, whole genome shotgun sequence genomic window carries:
- the LOC127797534 gene encoding arginine decarboxylase 1B, chloroplastic-like encodes MASKSTPDVWGIGQLLPNVSIHRLDQRPGVRGILSDLTCDSDGKINKFISDESSWPLHELEEGGGISGGGRYYLGMFLGGAYEEALGGVHNLFGGPSVVRVLQSDGPRSFAVTRAVPGPSCGDVLRVMQHEPELMFEMLKHRAEEFVHDDGGSFAYASLANGLAGAPSTTCLTLSPVRPAATLPPTVAIPTTIAAMKTMAPLAILPQLGRTSNGPTAVLETGLRISAG; translated from the coding sequence ATGGCGTCCAAGTCCACTCCCGATGTCTGGGGCATTGGACAGCTGCTCCCGAACGTCTCAATTCACAGGCTGGATCAACGTCCGGGAGTAAGAGGCATATTGTCCGATTTGACCTGTGACAGTGACGGGAAAATCAACAAATTCATCAGCGACGAGTCAAGCTGGCCGCTTCACGAGTTGGAAGAAGGCGGCGGTATCTCCGGTGGTGGCCGGTACTATCTGGGGATGTTCCTGGGCGGGGCTTATGAGGAGGCGCTCGGAGGAGTCCACAACCTCTTCGGCGGCCCAAGCGTAGTGCGCGTGTTGCAGAGCGATGGCCCCCGCAGCTTCGCGGTGACACGTGCCGTGCCTGGGCCGTCGTGCGGGGACGTGCTCCGGGTGATGCAGCACGAGCCCGAGCTCATGTTCGAGATGCTCAAGCACCGGGCCGAGGAGTTCGTGCACGACGATGGCGGCAGCTTCGCCTACGCGTCGCTCGCCAACGGCCTTGCCGGCGCTCCTTCCACAACATGCCTTACCTTGTCGCCGGTTCGTCCTGCGGCTACACTGCCGCCAACGGTGGCAATCCCTACTACTATTGCAGCGATGAAAACTATGGCGCCGTTGGCGATTCTGCCGCAGCTGGGGAGGACGAGCAATGGACCTACTGCTGTGCTTGAGACTGGTCTAAGGATTTCCGCCGGTTGA
- the LOC127797525 gene encoding arginine decarboxylase-like, protein MPALGCCVDAAVAPPPGYAFARDSSLPAPDLFSGVPLPTTTATIDTTTHWSPSLSASLYKIDGWGAPYFSVNSSGNISVKPYGAGSLSHQEIDLLKIVKKASEPKSSGGLGLQLPLIVRLPDVLKNRLESLQSAFDFAVQSQGYESHYQGVYPVKCNQDRFVVEDIVRFGSPFRFGLEAGSKPELLLAMSCLCKGSAEALLICNGFKDAEYISLALVARKLALNTVIVLEQEEEIDLVINLSQKLAVRPVIGVRAKLRTKHSGHFGSTSGEKGKFGLTTTQILRVVRKLEHSGMLDCLQLLHFHIGSQIPSTALLEDGVGEAAQIYCELVRLGASMKVIDIGGGLGIDYDGSRSADSDISVSYGLEEYAAAVVQAVRVVCDRKSVKHPVICSESGRAIVSHHSILIFEAVSASVHDAPAMNSLSLQYFVDGLPEEARTDYGNLSVAAIRGDYETCLLYADQLKQRCVEQFKEGSLGIEQLAAVDGLCDLVSKAIGAADPVRTYHVNLSVFTSIPDFWGIGQLFPIVPIHRLDQRPGVRGVLSDLTCDSDGKINKFIGGESSLPLHELEEGGGISGGGRYYLGMFLGGAYEEALGGVHNLFGGPSVVRVLQSDGPHSFAVTRAVPGPSCGDVLRVMQHEPELMFETLKHRAEEFVHDDGGSFAYASLASGLAGSFHNMPYLVAGSSCGYTAANGGNPYYYCSDENYGAVGDSAAAGEDEQWTYCCA, encoded by the coding sequence ATGCCGGCCCTGGGATGTTGCGTAGACGCCGCTGTGGCTCCTCCTCCCGGCTACGCCTTCGCCCGGGATAGCTCTCTTCCCGCGCCGGACCTATTTTCCGGCGTACCTCTGCCGACAACCACAGCCACCATTGATACCACCACCCATTGGTCTCCCTCCCTGTCCGCTAGTCTGTACAAGATTGACGGATGGGGGGCTCCGTACTTCTCCGTCAACTCCTCCGGCAACATCTCTGTTAAGCCCTATGGCGCAGGCTCGCTGAGCCACCAAGAAATCGATCTCTTGAAGATTGTGAAGAAGGCGTCCGAGCCGAAATCCTCCGGCGGCCTTGGCTTGCAGCTGCCGCTCATCGTCCGGTTACCGGACGTGCTCAAGAACCGGTTGGAGTCTCTCCAATCCGCCTTTGATTTCGCTGTTCAATCTCAGGGCTACGAATCGCATTACCAAGGTGTTTATCCTGTGAAATGCAATCAAGACCGGTTTGTGGTCGAGGACATAGTGCGATTCGGGTCGCCCTTCCGGTTCGGGCTAGAGGCCGGGTCCAAACCGGAGCTCCTCCTCGCCATGAGCTGTCTCTGCAAGGGAAGCGCCGAGGCTTTGCTGATCTGCAACGGCTTCAAGGATGCCGAGTACATTTCGCTTGCTTTGGTCGCAAGAAAGCTGGCCTTGAACACAGTGATTGTGCTTGAGCAAGAGGAAGAGATCGATCTGGTGATTAACCTGAGCCAGAAGCTCGCCGTTCGGCCCGTGATTGGTGTCCGAGCGAAACTGAGGACGAAGCATTCCGGCCATTTCGGATCCACTTCAGGCGAGAAAGGAAAGTTTGGACTGACAACGACCCAGATTTTGCGTGTGGTGAGGAAGCTGGAACACTCTGGAATGTTAGATTGCTTACAGTTGCTGCATTTCCATATCGGATCTCAAATCCCTTCGACAGCGTTGCTAGAGGACGGCGTTGGTGAGGCCGCCCAGATCTACTGCGAATTGGTCCGCCTTGGGGCCTCAATGAAAGTCATTGATATCGGAGGTGGGCTGGGGATCGATTACGACGGCTCAAGATCGGCTGATTCTGACATCTCCGTCAGCTACGGCCTGGAAGAGTATGCTGCTGCCGTCGTTCAAGCCGTCCGCGTCGTTTGCGACCGGAAGTCTGTGAAGCATCCTGTGATTTGCAGCGAAAGCGGCCGAGCAATCGTTTCCCATCACTCGATTTTGATCTTTGAGGCTGTGTCCGCTAGCGTGCATGATGCGCCTGCTATGAATTCCCTCAGCCTTCAGTACTTCGTGGATGGCCTTCCCGAGGAGGCGCGCACTGATTATGGGAATTTGTCTGTCGCGGCCATTCGTGGAGACTACGAGACCTGCTTGCTCTACGCCGATCAGCTTAAGCAGAGATGTGTCGAGCAATTCAAGGAAGGATCTCTAGGTATCGAACAGCTCGCTGCCGTTGATGGCCTGTGTGACTTGGTCTCAAAGGCGATCGGTGCGGCGGATCCGGTTCGCACATACCATGTTAATCTGTCAGTTTTCACTTCCATTCCCGATTTCTGGGGAATTGGACAGCTGTTCCCAATCGTCCCGATTCACAGGCTTGATCAACGTCCGGGAGTAAGAGGCGTATTGTCCGATTTGACCTGTGACAGTGACGGGAAAATCAACAAATTCATCGGCGGCGAGTCAAGCTTGCCGCTTCACGAGTTGGAAGAAGGCGGCGGTATCTCTGGTGGTGGCCGTTACTATTTGGGGATGTTCCTGGGCGGGGCTTATGAGGAGGCGCTCGGAGGAGTCCACAACCTCTTCGGCGGCCCAAGCGTGGTGCGCGTGTTGCAGAGCGATGGCCCCCACAGCTTCGCGGTGACACGTGCCGTGCCTGGGCCGTCGTGCGGGGACGTGCTCCGGGTGATGCAGCACGAGCCCGAGCTCATGTTCGAGACGCTCAAGCACCGGGCCGAGGAGTTCGTGCACGACGATGGCGGCAGCTTCGCCTACGCGTCGCTCGCCAGCGGCCTTGCCGGCTCCTTCCACAACATGCCTTATCTTGTCGCCGGTTCGTCCTGCGGCTACACTGCCGCCAACGGTGGCAATCCCTACTACTATTGCAGCGATGAAAACTATGGCGCCGTTGGCGATTCTGCCGCAGCTGGGGAGGACGAGCAATGGACCTACTGCTGTGCTTGA